In the genome of Montipora foliosa isolate CH-2021 chromosome 3, ASM3666993v2, whole genome shotgun sequence, one region contains:
- the LOC137995195 gene encoding PH-interacting protein-like, giving the protein MEHFILFLYSGAAHTQFIARILRPHLIPNAISNNSVLGGSSSERPNKHIKREPSPSPPVEPWVQSAHTLLDFLVSREDATPFRHPVDLNEFPDYTEVVAEAMDFSTVYHRLENNLYTGPDTFVRDVRLIFSNSRAYNTMPRSRTIRLSAMFEDRMDIVLSDWYESASGGARRTRLRTIRLLESHAPDSNGVPRQRMTHSGSQTNTASSSDVGSNSDSLSTRESRTLSIATRASLTFQSEEVNGYRHQTDRTETRGNSRANPQSRHSSDNIYAFVGTELLANGRPTRSTRSSARRELVMRFPASRIRQNSQEEAVTNGPTIGRYSTRRSGSLAQRSASVNDEESEDEGEEEEEEEEKEEEEVGEEEQEESDEEDEEQGGDSEGDEDEDDEEDDEDEEEEEDESDDSREGSRHQTRRKTARPTHRPTVALRTNRTPTTNTRSNRAKPSTSSARRTSETSQSNASAPTRRSLRRNSSVRHVRYNENDSDSESDSVGNEIIGVSSRGRVRKPAIRMQDYVE; this is encoded by the exons ATGGAGCATTTCATTCTGTTTTTGTACTCCGGAGCCGCTCATACCCAGTTTATTgctaggatacttcgcccacatttaATTCCCAATGCTATTTCGAATAATTCGGTTTTGGGG GGATCCAGCTCTGAACGTCCAAACAAGCATATCAAAAGAGAGCCATCTCCTTCACCGCCTGTCGAG CCTTGGGTACAGTCTGCACATACGCTGTTGGATTTTCTAGTATCGCGTGAAGATGCGACTCCCTTTCGACACCCCGTTGACCTCAACGAGTTCCCG GATTACACAGAAGTTGTTGCGGAAGCCATGGATTTTAGCACCGTTTATCATCGACTGGAAAATAATTTATATACCGGTCCCGATACGTTTGTGCGTGATGTACGTTTGATCTTCTCAAATTCACGAGCTTACAACACAATGCCAAGGTCACGG ACCATTCGTTTATCTGCCATGTTCGAAGATCGCATGGACATCGTCCTGAGTGACTGGTACGAGTCTGCATCTGGTGGAGCTCGCCGCACAAGACTACGGACAATCCGGCTGCTGGAATCACATGCTCCGGATAGCAACGGTGTGCCCAGGCAGCGCATGACTCATTCAGGAAGCCAAACGAATACAGCTTCGTCTTCGGATGTAGGATCGAACTCAGATTCGCTTAGCACTCGCGAGAGTAGAACTCTTTCAATAGCCACTCGTGCTTCGTTAACTTTTCAATCGGAAGAAGTAAATGGATACAGGCATCAAACTGATAGGACAGAGACCCGTGGAAATTCCCGGGCAAATCCGCAGTCCCGTCACTCTAGTGACAATATTTACGCGTTTGTTGGGACAGAATTGTTGGCAAATGGAAGGCCGACTAGGTCGACAAGATCAAGTGCGCGGCGGGAACTTGTCATGAGATTTCCTGCTTCGAGGATTCGTCAAAACTCACAGGAGGAGGCTGTTACCAACGGACCTACGATAGGTAGATATTCAACTCGCAGGAGCGGTTCATTAGCTCAACGAAGTGCGAGTGTAAACGACGAGGAATCTGAAGACGAAGgggaggaggaagaggaagaggaagagaaagaggaagaggaagTAGGGGAAGAGGAACAAGAGGAGAGCgatgaagaagacgaagaacaAGGTGGCGATAGCGAGGGAGACGAAGACGAAGATGATGAGGAAGATGATGAAgacgaagaagaggaagaagacgaaAGTGATGACAGTAGGGAGGGCTCTCGACATCAGACACGCCGCAAGACGGCGCGTCCAACACATCGTCCAACTGTAGCTTTAAGAACTAATCGCACGCCGACCACGAACACACGCTCGAATAGAGCAAAGCCGAGCACAAGCTCCGCGCGAAGAACTAGCGAAACTTCTCAAAGCAATGCTAGTGCTCCCACAAGGAGGAGCTTGCGAAGAAACTCGTCTGTGCGTCATGTAAGATACAATGAAAATGATTCCGATAGTGAGAGTGATTCGGTTGGTAATGAGATTATAGGTGTTTCCAGTCGAGGGAGAGTTCGAAAACCAGCGATAAGAATGCAGGATTACGTGGAATGA
- the LOC137995196 gene encoding uncharacterized protein yields the protein MLLKDNIQRLLKLGLGRAEFVLVKKIFRNSETLATSKQRLFFLRQCSTLNVFPKTIENLRLPYDFGVESITEKSKQRTRRFVLNESKRALRRIIAIKLHEERRLDERITSVFTPDVASQIRSQRYLAYNTASNLHNRKFLTLLNNLKNPSSANTSENNSPNGSSDQRNRTTNLNITDNNTSSSNNVTTSKPNLVTDLTSNLNAQEILLLSKGPRFSLSPGISEHTITGINIAFYRLANQIRWKHFRESRFQPSDFLTYPQSRHIYKPESEDELERKLQRIHHKLQTTLKELQPQEKWSNISHAEKKVIKELKEKNYICLPSDKGTEFCVIQQDTYTRVALAHLNDSSTYQKIPRMSAKTVENKVNSTWKKVCLQNEIPSFVRKSFIAGNTDLPRFYQLIKTHKTGPAIKIRPIVSNTNGPTQRLSWLLANALKPLLKDVPAHLENSLELIKYIQAGDFTTNKTLPYPCSLDVVSLYTSIPIQEAITNATDRIHNPIFHLSKQDIKDLLTVTLNNMYFSFNDQVFRQKEGLPMGSNISAILAILFMDRLETIALSSHLSISPYKRYVDDIYLQTTCEDMADQFHSTMNKLHPKLKFEIEKPEIIPSGHSLSLLDFKVTISKDGKSSFEFYKKTAKKPIFVHHQSAIPKKSKINFIRNERKRIEDKCSTKTIARKHQNTFDDVLRLNGYPESIIDKTKHSQNHQEKPRPLNTEWSYIKIPYISERLNYRITSIFRKEDIPVRVVHKSYTLRRALSHNNKERTCTRANCPISGTKLCLLRNAVYQITCNNCNQHYIGSTIRFIHDRVREHLNNDNSSVKKHLSQCQNKVYKGIEIKSIVLENDPANLRLLEAFYIRKYKPTMNSREECSEFADLLF from the coding sequence atgctactgaaggacaacatccAACGATTATTGaaactaggcttgggccgagccgaatttgtcctcgTTAAGAAAATATTCCGCAACAGCGAGACTCTGGCTACCAGCAAACAAAGACTCTTCTTTCTCCGCCAATGCTCGACACTCAACGTCTTCCCAAAGACAATCGAAAACCTCAGACTACCGTATGACTTTGGAGTCGAATCCATCACTGAGAAATCCAAACAGAGAACAAGACGTTTCGTCCTGAACGAAAGCAAAAGAGCACTCCGGAGAATCATTGCCATTAAACTACACGAAGAACGACGGCTCGATGAAAGGATAACATCAGTCTTCACACCTGACGTGGCATCTCAAATACGCTCCCAAAGATACCTAGCGTATAACACCGCCAGCAATCTACACAACAGAAAATTCCTGACGCTGCTAAACAACCTCAAGAACCCGAGCAGTGCTAACACCTCGGAGAATAATAGTCCAAATGGCTCGTCCGATCAAAGAAATAGAACTACCAACTTGAACATCACCGATAACAACACAAGTTCCTCAAACAACGTCACCACAAGCAAACCTAATCTGGTCACCGACCTCACCAGTAACCTGAACGCCCAGGAAATCCTTCTCCTTTCTAAAGGCCCCAGGTTCAGCCTCTCCCCTGGCATAAGTGAACACACGATCACGGGCATCAATATAGCATTCTATCGGCTAGCCAATCAAATACGATGGAAACACTTTCGAGAATCAAGATTTCAGCCTTCAGACTTCCTTACCTATCCACAGTCCCGACACATCTACAAACCAGAATCTGAAGACGAACTCGAAAGAAAGCTCCAAAGGATCCACCATAAACTCCAAACCACCCTCAAAGAACTACAGCCGCAAGAGAAGTGGTCGAACATCAGCCACGCAGAGAAGAAAGTAATCAAAGAACTCAAAGAGAAGAACTATATCTGCCTCCCCAGCGATAAAGGTACGGAATTCTGCGTAATACAGCAAGACACGTACACACGAGTTGCACTAGCTCATCTCAACGACTCCAGCACCTATCAAAAGATACCCCGCATGTCGGCCAAAACAGTCGAGAACAAGGTCAACTCAACTTGGAAAAAGGTTTGCCTACAGAACGAGATACCCTCTTTTGTCCGGAAGAGCTTCATCGCCGGAAACACCGACCTCCCCCGGTTCTACCAGCTCATCAAGACACACAAAACTGGCCCAGCTATTAAAATACGACCTATTGTATCTAACACCAATGGACCAACACAGCGCCTCTCATGGCTGCTCGCCAACGCCCTCAAACCCTTACTGAAAGACGTTCCAGCACACCTCGAAAACAGCCTTGAACTTATCAAATACATCCAAGCCGGCGATTTCACCACTAACAAAACCCTACCATACCCATGCAGTCTCGATGTAGTGTCCTTGTATACGTCAATACCGATACAAGAAGCCATTACCAACGCCACCGACAGAATTCACAACCCAATATTTCACCTCTCCAAACAAGACATTAAGGACCTCCTCACAGTCACACTAAATAACATGTACTTCTCATTTAATGATCAAGTTTTCCGCCAAAAAGAAGGCCTTCCTATGGGTTCCAATATCTCAGCTATTCTGGCCATCCTGTTCATGGACAGACTCGAAACCATTGCCCTTTCTTCACATTTATCCATTAGCCCCTACAAGAGATATGTTGATGACATTTACCTCCAGACCACCTGTGAGGATATGGCGGACCAATTCCACTCTACAATGAACAAGCTGCACCccaaattgaaatttgaaatcgAGAAACCGGAAATTATACCAAGTGGCCACTCACTATCACTACTTGACTTCAAAGTAACCATCTCCAAAGATGGCAAAAGCTCCTTtgaattttacaagaaaacagcaaagaaaCCAATATTCGTTCACCACCAATCAGCGATACCGAAAAAATCAAAGATAAACTTCATTCGTAATGAACGGAAACGCATCGAGGATAAATGTTCTACCAAAACGATAGCCAGGAAGCACCAAAATACTTTTGACGACGTCCTTCGTCTCAATGGGTATCCCGAAAGCATCATAGACAAAACTAAGCACTCTCAGAACCACCAGGAAAAGCCCCGACCTCTCAACACCGAATGGTCGTACATTAAGATCCCATATATCTCCGAACGTCTAAACTACAGAATCACAAGCATTTTCCGAAAAGAGGACATACCAGTTCGGGTGGTGCACAAATCATATACTCTCAGACGAGCCCTCTCTCACAACAACAAAGAACGGACATGCACGAGGGCCAATTGCCCTATCTCCGGCACCAAATTGTGCTTATTACGCAATGCTGTTTACCAAATCACATGCAACAACTGCAACCAGCATTACATCGGGAGCACTATACGCTTTATCCACGATCGTGTGAGAGAACACCTGAACAATGACAACTCCTCCGTGAAGAAACACCTCTCTCAGTGCCAAAACAAAGTCTACAAAGGCATCGAAATTAAGAGTATTGTGCTAGAAAACGATCCTGCAAATTTACGACTGCTCGAAGCGTTTTACATACGAAAGTACAAACCTACCATGAACTCCCGAGAGGAATGCAGCGAATTCGCGGATCTTTTATTCTAG
- the LOC137995197 gene encoding uncharacterized protein: MDNNHMLAIIEQKMCSDDRKVWSRFLETTKCHATLEALMSWMTSEMKSRMRATAPLRSSKHLNVNQISAFEKKGTANHKCWLCKVSTHWTDQCQKFMSMSPSDRLKAVKENHSCFSCLKRAGRDHNVSNCSRRGQCSESFNGSQCKYFHHPLLHGANVTNSATSLTVSSVAGSKQAILPVILVEILGSENVKRQGNLLLDSGAQVSLIKLSVADELGLKGKEVTITIAKVGGEEEELITKLFRVRIRSLVSRNVIHTVTAVGIPCISSDITEIKLSHVAGIFGLGKEEIRRKSGPVDLLVGIDHPKLHTGETREAANLIARQSPLGWVIFGATSGKHEQVNRVFSVKVPTPIDMTDFWTTETMGVAAKPCECEADKLSPVERRELKIIEDSCQRIGHQWLIPYPWKRDPKELPNNEAQAKKKLEAIESRLSKTPEHAAAYDRQMMEMTEMQFARKLTKQELETYKGPIHYIAHHEIVRPEKTTPIRIVFNSSASFQGHRLNDYWIKGPDLLNSLFGVTLRFRENEVAVTGDISKMYHRVLIPEQDQQVHRYLWRNMETNREPDVYVKTVLTFGDKPAPAMAQIALRKTADQAKDSYPEAAQVLKNNTYMDDICDSVHSVQKAKRLTTELDEVLLKGGFQVKGWLSNQSLENEIIRQENPEMKLLQGQTQEKILGTVWNHAKDMLLFNVNPPNDITLTKRTVLSQIARIFDPVGFAAAFLVRAKVGMQRLWQQGLEWDQELPSASREEWSRFFQEMGDLNHVTFERSLTPADAIALPILCIFSDASNEAFGTCAYVRWRTESNEYDTRFIAAKSRVAPLKPLTIPRLELQAAVLATRLYQSIAEESRLQFEKVVFFSDSNIVLSWIRSQARGFKPFVSARVAEIQSSSDPSQWRHVPGELNVADDVSRGIPAQRLIGRWKQGPEFLRLPEEEWPQENSTADLNEVDKERRKTQAILLTGSLEVIDCKKFSNWRKLVRTSAYVFRFIRNLRTRCQAKKLPETPGQQMQLSREPLAPQELEKAERYWVKESQKTLQDRLKRGELQQLSPFTDENGIIRVGGRVDEALVSYETKHPAMLPRDHWISLLITRYFHQIGHAGVATTVAKIRTKFWIIRAHDLAKSVKFRCVCCREIEARTETQLMADLPRTRLEPFTPPFHHTACDYFGPFKVKISRKTTTKHYGVIFTCMNTRAVHLELAVDYSTVEFMQTLRRFFTIRGQPALMMSDNGSQLVGAERELREMIQGWNHKELKEFSAEKGMRWQFTTPGAPHQNGCAEALVKGAKKALKKAIGEQILTPFELYTCLLEVANLMNQRPIGRVPNDPGDGSYLCPNDMLLGRATSMVPQGPFRETRNPQNRVEFVQKIVDTFWRRWTRDVFPSLVPRKKWNAEKRTVRVDDIVIMEDSNAVRGNWTIGRIINVYPGRDGRVRNVKIKTATSEYKRPITKIVIIYPAEGYED, from the coding sequence ATGGACAATAATCACATGTTGGCGATTATTGAACAAAAAATGTGTTCCGACGACCGCAAAGTTTGGTCACGTTTCTTAGAAACCACAAAATGTCACGCCACACTGGAAGCGTTAATGTCCTGGATGACATCCGAAATGAAATCTAGAATGAGAGCCACGGCACCGCTGAGAAGTTCTAAGCACCTAAACGTCAATCAGATATCAGCATTTGAGAAAAAAGGGACAGCAAACCACAAGTGCTGGTTGTGTAAGGTGTCAACCCACTGGACGGACCAGTGCCAGAAATTTATGTCAATGTCCCCCAGCGACCGTCTCAAGGCCGTCAAGGAGAACCATagttgtttcagttgtctgaAAAGAGCTGGTCGTGATCATAATGTTTCCAACTGTTCCCGCAGAGGCCAATGCAGTGAGTCATTTAACGGAAGTCAGTGCAAATACTTTCACCACCCATTGTTACACGGTGCCAATGTAACGAATTCCGCTACATCCTTAACAGTTTCATCCGTTGCGGGCAGCAAACAGGCAATTCTTCCAGTCATTCTTGTGGAAATTCTGGGATCTGAAAATGTCAAAAGGCAAGGAAACCTGCTCCTGGACTCTGGTGCTCAGGTCAGCTTAATCAAGTTGTCAGTAGCAGACGAACTCGGTCTTAAGGGAAAGGAAGTCACCATCACCATAGCTAAAGTTGGAGGGGAGGAAGAAGAATTGATAACGAAGCTATTCCGTGTTCGCATCCGATCACTGGTGAGCCGAAATGTTATCCATACTGTTACAGCCGTGGGCATCCCGTGTATAAGCAGTGACATTACCGAAATAAAGCTCAGTCACGTTGCTGGAATTTTTGGCCTCGGAAAAGAGGAAATCCGCCGAAAAAGTGGCCCGGTTGACCTACTCGTTGGCATTGACCACCCAAAACTGCATACAGGTGAGACCAGGGAAGCTGCTAACCTTATAGCAAGACAGTCCCCCCTTGGCTGGGTAATATTTGGAGCCACATCCGGAAAACATGAACAAGTGAACCGCGTCTTTAGCGTAAAAGTCCCCACGCCTATAGACATGACTGACTTTTggacaacagaaacaatgggAGTCGCTGCCAAGCCTTGTGAATGTGAAGCTGACAAGTTAAGTCCCGTAGAACGCAGAGAATTGAAAATTATTGAAGACTCCTGTCAAAGGATTGGGCACCAGTGGCTAATACCCTACCCATGGAAACGAGATCCGAAGGAACTGCCAAACAATGAAGCACAAGCTAAGAAGAAGCTGGAAGCAATTGAGAGCCGCCTGTCAAAAACACCGGAGCATGCAGCTGCCTATGACAGACAAATGATGGAAATGACAGAGATGCAGTTTGCACGCAAGCTCACAAAGCAGGAATTGGAGACATACAAGGGGCCAATCCATTACATTGCCCACCACGAGATAGTGAGACCCGAAAAGACAACGCCCATCCGCATAGTCTTCAACTCATCTGCTTCATTTCAAGGTCACCGACTAAATGATTACTGGATAAAAGGGCCTGACCTGCTAAACAGCCTCTTTGGAGTCACCTTACGATTCAGAGAAAATGAAGTAGCTGTAACCGGAGATATCTCAAAGATGTATCACAGGGTTCTTATCCCCGAGCAAGATCAGCAAGTACACCGATATCTTTGGAGAAACATGGAAACTAATCGAGAGCCTGATGTTTATGTAAAGACGGTGCTGACGTTTGGAGATAAGCCTGCACCTGCTATGGCACAGATCGCTCTGAGAAAAACCGCAGATCAAGCAAAGGATTCGTATCCCGAAGCTGCCCAGGTATTGAAGAACAACACCTACATGGACGACATTTGTGATTCAGTCCATTCCGTTCAAAAGGCCAAGCGACTGACAACTGAGCTGGATGAAGTATTGCTGAAAGGTGGATTTCAAGTCAAGGGATGGCTCTCAAACCAGTCCTTAGAGAACGAAATTATCAGACAAGAGAATCCTGAAATGAAATTGCTGCAAGGCCAAACACAAGAAAAGATACTAGGAACTGTTTGGAATCATGCCAAAGACATGCTCCTGTTCAACGTTAACCCGCCTAACGACATTACCCTGACCAAGAGAACAGTACTCAGCCAGATTGCTCGAATATTTGATCCAGTTGGATTCGCAGCAGCCTTTCTAGTTCGCGCTAAAGTCGGAATGCAGCGTCTGTGGCAACAAGGCTTAGAATGGGATCAAGAGCTGCCTTCAGCATCACGGGAAGAATGGAGtcgtttcttccaagaaatGGGAGACTTGAATCACGTGACCTTTGAAAGATCCCTCACCCCAGCGGACGCGATTGCACTCCCAATACTCTGTATCTTTTCTGACGCATCCAACGAAGCCTTTGGAACTTGTGCCTACGTCAGATGGCGAACCGAGAGCAATGAGTATGACACACGATTCATAGCCGCCAAATCAAGAGTAGCCCCACTGAAACCGTTGACCATACCCCGCCTAGAACTACAAGCAGCAGTACTAGCAACCCGGCTATATCAGTCCATAGCAGAAGAGTCAAGACTGCAATTTGAGAAAGTCGTATTCTTCTCAGACAGCAACATCGTATTGTCATGGATTCGCAGTCAAGCGAGAGGGTTCAAACCGTTTGTGTCCGCCCGAGTCGCAGAAATTCAAAGCAGTTCTGACCCGTCTCAGTGGAGACATGTCCCTGGAGAGTTAAATGTCGCTGATGACGTCTCGCGTGGCATACCGGCACAACGACTGATTGGCAGATGGAAGCAGGGACCAGAATTCTTACGACTGCCCGAGGAGGAGTGGCCTCAAGAAAACTCAACAGCTGACCTGAACGAAGTAGACAAGGAACGCCGTAAAACTCAAGCCATTCTGCTCACCGGTTCCCTTGAAGTTATCGACTGTAAGAAGTTTTCAAACTGGAGAAAACTTGTCAGGACAAGCGCCTATGTATTTAGATTCATCAGGAATCTACGTACCCGATGTCAAGCAAAGAAATTACCCGAAACCCCCGGACAGCAGATGCAATTGAGCCGTGAACCATTGGCGCCGCAAGAACTGGAGAAAGCCGAGAGGTACTGGGTCAAAGAAAGCCAGAAAACCCTCCAAGACCGCCTGAAGAGGGGAGAGCTCCAACAGCTGAGCCCGTTTACAGACGAAAACGGAATAATCAGAGTTGGTGGTCGAGTAGATGAAGCCTTAGTTTCCTATGAAACCAAACACCCTGCTATGCTTCCCCGGGACCACTGGATATCTCTTCTGATAACTCGATACTTCCATCAAATTGGACACGCTGGCGTAGCAACCACAGTAGCGAAGATAAGGACAAAGTTTTGGATCATAAGAGCTCATGATTTGGCCAAGTCCGTAAAGTTCCGATGCGTGTGCTGCAGAGAAATTGAAGCAAGAACTGAAACACAACTTATGGCTGACCTGCCCAGAACTCGCCTGGAACCGTTCACGCCCCCATTTCATCATACAGCATGTGATTACTTTGGGCCATTCAAAGTGAAGATAAGCCGAAAAACAACCACCAAGCATTATGGAGTAATCTTTACCTGCATGAACACGAGAGCTGTACATCTGGAGCTGGCAGTAGATTATTCTACCGTTGAATTTATGCAGACGCTGAGACGATTCTTCACCATCAGAGGACAGCCTGCGCTGATGATGAGTGATAACGGTTCTCAACTTGTGGGCGCAGAACGCGAACTCAGAGAGATGATCCAGGGGTGGAATCACAAAGAGCTAAAAGAGTTTAGCGCCGAGAAAGGAATGAGATGGCAGTTTACTACGCCCGGAGCACCACATCAAAATGGCTGCGCAGAAGCATTAGTTAAAGGCGCCAAGAAAGCTCTAAAGAAAGCAATTGGTGAACAAATCCTGACGCCATTTGAACTATACACCTGTTTATTGGAAGTCGCTAACCTGATGAATCAACGCCCCATTGGTAGAGTTCCTAACGACCCGGGTGACGGCTCGTATCTGTGTCCAAACGACATGCTCCTTGGACGAGCTACCTCAATGGTACCACAAGGACCGTTCAGAGAGACCAGGAACCCACAGAATAGAGTCGAATTCGTACAGAAGATAGTAGACACCTTCTGGAGACGTTGGACCCGAGACGTGTTCCCGTCGTTGGTCCCTAGAAAGAAGTGGAACGCTGAAAAGCGCACTGTGAGAGTGGATGACATAGTCATCATGGAAGATTCCAACGCTGTTCGTGGAAACTGGACCATCGGAAGAATCATTAATGTTTACCCAGGAAGGGATGGCAGAGTTCGAAATGTAAAGATCAAGACGGCAACCTCGGAGTATAAAAGACCTATCACAAAGATTGTGATCATATACCCCGCCGAAGGATACGAGGACTGA